ATCCAGTTGAACTTCCCAATAGAGAATGCTACAGCTGCAAATATTCATATAACTAATTAGatttaactaattataattaaaatttaattgtaaatgcATAGCAACAAGCCTTTACAatattaagaagaaaaaagaaaaaaaatagaaaaaaaattgtaaactaCGTACCTTGGTTACTGTCACCATTCGAAGATGGATTTGAAGTAGCACTTGAAACTTTGAGCCCAAGCCTTTCACACGAGTTCGACCCAATAGCAcctaattaaatagtaataacatatttaatcattaaccttattaaactaagGAATGTATTGTAACgccaaataattaaaaagaaactTACAATCATTGTAGCAGGGAAAAGCAGTGACGTTGAGGAGATTGGAGTAGCCAGCGTTGCATTGACACGTGTGAGTACGTGTTAAGTTCTTTGAGCAAGTTCCTTCTCCACAGTAGACCCAATAGCAAGCTAAGAATGATCACcaatattagaaaaataaagaaatctatataataaaaaaaattagataaattgAGGTATTAACAATTGAGGAAAAGATTAAGGTAATTACGATCAAAGACGGATGCGATGTTGGGAACTGCTGGGAGCGGAGGGGCGGCAGGCATACATGAGTAGTTCACGTCACCTAAATACATTTAATTAGAACGTCAGGATATGTCATACTGTAAAATTCTTTTACTTACTAGTACAATTTATACATATACTAATAcaagaattattttgcaaggcACGAGCCTTATAAATGGTTATACTAATAcaagaattattttgcaaggcACGAGCCTTATAAATGGTTTACTTCTTGAAGAGAGTTCTAGTGAATAcgttattctatttttatataaaaagttgtCTACTAAAAGTCTAATAATTCGCTTGCCACGTGGTTAATAGAGTTCTACTTATTAAGTATTCAAACAATTAAAGCTCACATCTTAAATTGGAAATGAAGTTTTAGTTTTATCCGTCCACAATTACGACATAATATACTTGCACCTTACTAATCATAGAtgtaaattaaacaaaaaatggaaattgaagaaaagtttgaaatttaacattagttgacatgaaagagagggagaggagaGAATAAGTACAGTCGGGAATGATGCAGGGAAGGAATTCTAAGTCATCTTCATCGTCAAGACGTGTACGCTTCCACCCTTGTTCGCAGTTGCACTTGAAGCTGAAGGGAGAGCCTGGAGCAGCCTCACAACTTCCCTTTCCACACTCCACTTCTTTGCATAAATCATCTACTCATccaccaaaatatttattactctcaAAAACAGAAATGGATGAATAAAAGAGTAAGAGAAGAATATTATATGTACCAAAAAAAGGAGCTAGGCTAGGAGGAACATGGTTATCTCCTTTAGCTGCCATGGGCGCCAAAAGCAGGGAAATTGCAacaaaaacaccaaaatatgAGAGAGCCATATCTGATCAATTGGTATTTGTTGGAAGTTATAGTGTACACTATTATTTCCTATGtacatactcctatatatatagtgacTTATAGAAGAATGAATCGTGTTAACTTAGGTTGAAAAaaggaacaaaataaaaatagagcgACTCTTTCTCTGAAGAAGCTTCTGCTACCCTGACTAAAACTTGATCTGAATGTCAAAGTTTACTAACTACACCAATGGCTCTTTTCTGCGCGttttgtttcaaaaaatagTTGACATGGTCATTAAATTACCTAAAATACACGTTTATGGACTATGGtagtagttttaagttttaatcctacattaatataataatttgattcattgtttgattaattaaatattgactTTGGAAGCGTATATGGCGCAAAAAAGTCAGAAATGGGAAGCTGCTGCTGCCTTTATTTTCCACGTAGAAAGAAGCTTCTGATAAAGAAATACACTAATGTGAGCATTGAAACAGAGAGATTGAGAAGGCCGGCTTTAAATTACGTGGCAAGGAAGACACTGCCAAGACAAGtaacaattaattactcctGCACTTTATTAGTCATCTACGCATTATATTATATTCCTCTGCTTCTAGGCGATCATACTATTGgctcttttttttcctctgTGTAGCATATTTTCCTCTACTTGATTATTTCTGCCATCTACTCTAgttttaaaagaataataacggtactccctccgtcccataatagatgatacatttgaaaattgaCATGGAATTTTAGGTGATGTGGTTTTGTATGTTAGATggagaaaagaaataatacatttatattaatatgaggGGGAGCTTTATctataaaaggaaatgtgacatcttttgtgggacaaactaaaaaggaaagtgtgacatctactatgggacagaggaattattattatttgggaGGTTTTGTGAAATAGAGAGAAGAGTGTGTTGATATTTCAATAtactgttgacattttaaatatacGGTAGaattagcaacttaagaaagttagcaacgGATCACACTTCATTGACTTATATTGAATATATAGCTCATTTTCGTccatgattattttttttaattttgatttttccattAAAATTAGTCCTCATtctcatttataaatttttttaattatctctcttattttattatttgcaaataaaaaaaatgtagcaTCCACAAATAAGACTCCAACTATGAAAATCATGGCCACAACGTCGCCACAAGACA
The nucleotide sequence above comes from Salvia hispanica cultivar TCC Black 2014 chromosome 5, UniMelb_Shisp_WGS_1.0, whole genome shotgun sequence. Encoded proteins:
- the LOC125190834 gene encoding uncharacterized protein LOC125190834, yielding MALSYFGVFVAISLLLAPMAAKGDNHVPPSLAPFFDDLCKEVECGKGSCEAAPGSPFSFKCNCEQGWKRTRLDDEDDLEFLPCIIPDCDVNYSCMPAAPPLPAVPNIASVFDPCYWVYCGEGTCSKNLTRTHTCQCNAGYSNLLNVTAFPCYNDCAIGSNSCERLGLKVSSATSNPSSNGDSNQAVAFSIGKFNWMAVLLASAAVAFWK